Proteins encoded together in one Fervidobacterium thailandense window:
- a CDS encoding iron-containing alcohol dehydrogenase family protein, producing MGFYMPTKVLYGKDVVLKNRELIQSLGERFLIVTGKSSKKNGSLDDVLDVLDGKHVTVYDETPENPPTTVVEEIAKMFTDVDVVVGVGGGSPMDTAKAVAVLLENPSLTAQDLYDTGKYTRAKPIICVPTTAGTGSEVTQYSVLILNGRKRGFSHECIFPKIAFVDYKYTLTASEELTLSTALDALSHAVEGFISLRATPFSDVLAVESVKLIKEFLPKVLNDPENEFYRERLMFASTLAGMVIAQTGTTIAHALGYSLTTEKNVKHGLATAVFLPFELKVANNEKSKFINELFDGSIMNFYEQVGVKLPVAFSDEEIETWANIVLSASHLKVTPGEYTLERIKEAYEFVRSNFCF from the coding sequence ATGGGTTTTTACATGCCCACGAAGGTTCTTTACGGAAAAGATGTAGTTTTGAAAAATAGAGAGCTCATCCAAAGTCTTGGTGAACGGTTTTTGATCGTCACGGGGAAAAGTTCGAAGAAGAACGGTAGTCTGGATGATGTACTCGACGTACTCGATGGGAAGCACGTAACTGTGTACGACGAGACACCGGAGAATCCTCCAACGACGGTCGTCGAAGAAATCGCAAAGATGTTTACCGACGTTGATGTTGTCGTAGGTGTCGGTGGAGGAAGTCCGATGGATACGGCAAAAGCGGTGGCCGTTCTTTTGGAAAATCCTTCACTCACTGCGCAAGATCTCTACGACACGGGCAAGTACACCAGGGCTAAACCGATCATCTGCGTTCCCACCACGGCTGGAACGGGGAGTGAGGTTACGCAGTATTCGGTTCTCATACTCAACGGTCGAAAGCGCGGTTTTTCGCACGAATGCATTTTCCCCAAAATAGCCTTCGTGGATTACAAATACACACTCACAGCAAGCGAAGAACTCACACTTTCAACCGCTCTTGATGCCCTATCCCACGCGGTAGAGGGATTCATTTCGCTCCGCGCAACACCGTTCAGCGATGTACTTGCAGTTGAGAGCGTGAAACTGATAAAAGAATTCCTTCCAAAGGTTCTGAATGACCCGGAAAATGAGTTTTACAGAGAACGTCTCATGTTTGCCTCAACGCTCGCGGGTATGGTAATCGCTCAAACTGGTACGACGATCGCGCACGCTCTCGGTTACAGTTTAACAACGGAGAAAAACGTGAAACACGGTCTTGCAACGGCTGTTTTCCTCCCGTTTGAGTTGAAAGTCGCGAACAACGAAAAATCCAAATTCATTAACGAGCTCTTTGACGGTTCGATTATGAACTTCTACGAACAGGTAGGTGTGAAATTACCAGTCGCTTTCAGCGACGAGGAGATCGAAACGTGGGCAAATATCGTTTTAAGCGCGTCGCATTTGAAGGTAACACCTGGGGAGTACACACTTGAAAGGATAAAGGAAGCGTACGAATTTGTGCGTTCGAATTTCTGTTTTTGA
- a CDS encoding methylglyoxal synthase — MIKVALIAHDKKKLDLAMFVKEWKHVFQRCELYATKSTGTILEEKIGLKVHKFESGPYGGDLQIGAMIVSGQIDFVIFLRDPLTAQPHEPDVSALMRVCDVHNIPLATNLATAEALVLEIEKKLG; from the coding sequence TTGATAAAGGTGGCTCTTATTGCTCATGATAAAAAGAAACTGGATCTTGCAATGTTTGTAAAGGAATGGAAGCACGTTTTCCAGCGGTGTGAACTTTACGCGACAAAGTCCACCGGTACCATCCTTGAAGAAAAAATCGGCCTGAAAGTGCACAAATTCGAATCCGGTCCGTACGGTGGAGACCTACAGATTGGTGCGATGATAGTGAGCGGGCAGATAGACTTTGTCATATTCCTCCGCGACCCGCTCACCGCTCAACCGCACGAGCCTGATGTCTCGGCACTCATGCGCGTTTGCGACGTACACAACATCCCTCTGGCCACAAACCTTGCAACGGCGGAAGCACTCGTGCTGGAAATAGAGAAGAAACTCGGTTAA
- a CDS encoding ABC transporter ATP-binding protein, with the protein MREDRLEHKARFDLKVWKGLWRFVSHYRWHLLGLVFVMTLVGLLEATFPYLTKYAIDNFIVRKSLEGFWKFVVLYFGLVVLQALNTYLLVYLAWRIENGFTYELRNGLFSKLVDMPPAFFDRNQTGALISRVMSDVQRISTIMSWQVVDFVWAFSTMVFIVFYMLKLNWRLALFVILAIPPLALVSNFFHVRILKRFRLVRKLVADITGLFNEHLMGAKTVKTLAIEGRLESEFGTKAEELKRTAVAAAALSALYTPVVVFIGNLVTALILVAGGIGVSKGTVTLGTVIAAISYSIQFFEPVQQLARILAEVISAQASAERIVELLNAPVEISDDANGLELEIEGNVEFDNVTFGYVEGQEVLKNFNLKVRKGERLAIVGETGAGKTTIVSLLARFYEPTAGRILIDGVDYRRIKLSALRRQIGFVLQTPHLFNDTVAENIRYGKPDAKMEEIITAAKFVNAHDFILKLENGYETVVGEGGSKLSTGQRQLIALARIVLLNPKILVLDEATSSVDPYTEHLIQDAIYKLLHGRTSFVIAHRLSTIRNADRIIVIEHGKIVEEGNHEQLMKLRGKYYTLYMKQFVYEKESEILGEYKT; encoded by the coding sequence GTGCGTGAAGATAGATTGGAGCACAAGGCTCGGTTTGATTTAAAGGTGTGGAAGGGGTTGTGGAGGTTTGTAAGCCATTACAGGTGGCACCTTCTCGGACTTGTATTCGTAATGACTTTGGTCGGTCTTCTGGAAGCGACGTTTCCTTACCTGACCAAGTACGCGATAGATAATTTTATCGTTCGGAAGTCGCTTGAGGGCTTCTGGAAATTCGTGGTACTTTATTTCGGACTGGTGGTTCTCCAAGCGTTGAACACGTATTTGCTCGTATACCTGGCATGGAGGATCGAAAACGGTTTCACTTACGAACTAAGAAACGGCTTGTTTTCCAAATTGGTTGATATGCCCCCCGCTTTCTTTGATAGAAATCAGACGGGAGCTCTCATTTCGCGTGTTATGTCCGATGTCCAGCGAATAAGCACGATCATGTCGTGGCAAGTTGTGGATTTTGTGTGGGCGTTTTCGACGATGGTGTTTATTGTGTTCTACATGTTGAAGTTGAATTGGAGGCTTGCGCTTTTTGTCATTTTGGCAATTCCACCGCTCGCGCTGGTGAGTAATTTTTTCCATGTGAGGATACTTAAAAGGTTCAGGCTGGTTAGGAAACTTGTTGCCGATATCACGGGACTTTTCAACGAACATCTGATGGGAGCGAAGACCGTTAAGACTTTAGCTATCGAAGGTAGGTTGGAAAGTGAGTTCGGAACGAAAGCCGAGGAACTGAAGCGCACGGCGGTTGCTGCCGCGGCACTTTCCGCACTTTACACACCCGTTGTTGTGTTCATCGGGAACTTGGTAACCGCGTTGATACTTGTCGCAGGTGGTATCGGTGTTTCGAAGGGCACGGTAACGCTCGGTACGGTGATCGCGGCGATTTCTTATTCGATCCAATTCTTCGAACCCGTCCAACAGCTTGCACGTATCTTGGCCGAGGTAATCTCGGCTCAAGCTTCGGCTGAGAGGATCGTTGAACTCCTGAACGCTCCGGTTGAGATTTCGGATGATGCAAATGGTCTGGAACTTGAGATAGAAGGGAACGTGGAGTTCGATAACGTGACGTTCGGCTATGTTGAGGGCCAGGAGGTGCTGAAGAATTTCAACCTGAAGGTCAGGAAGGGTGAGCGTCTCGCAATCGTTGGGGAGACGGGTGCCGGTAAAACTACCATAGTTAGTCTTCTTGCACGGTTCTACGAACCCACCGCTGGACGGATACTCATCGACGGGGTGGATTACCGCAGAATAAAGCTTTCGGCACTTAGAAGGCAAATTGGGTTTGTGCTTCAAACCCCACACCTGTTCAACGATACTGTGGCAGAGAATATACGCTACGGAAAACCTGATGCGAAGATGGAGGAAATCATCACAGCTGCAAAGTTTGTGAACGCACATGATTTTATCTTGAAACTGGAGAATGGTTACGAAACGGTTGTGGGTGAAGGTGGTTCAAAACTCTCAACGGGTCAGCGACAGCTCATAGCCTTGGCGCGCATCGTGCTTTTGAATCCTAAGATCCTTGTTCTCGACGAAGCAACGAGTTCGGTGGATCCTTACACGGAGCACCTCATACAAGATGCGATTTACAAGCTTTTGCACGGCCGGACGAGTTTTGTGATAGCGCACAGGTTGTCGACTATAAGGAACGCGGACAGGATTATTGTTATCGAGCATGGCAAAATCGTAGAAGAGGGAAATCACGAACAATTGATGAAGTTACGCGGAAAGTACTACACTCTATACATGAAACAGTTTGTCTACGAGAAAGAGTCCGAGATACTCGGAGAATACAAAACCTGA
- a CDS encoding ABC transporter ATP-binding protein, with amino-acid sequence MTVEKFLLKVLKKYQFIYILSILFSLLAVVFSRLVPLIVKLAVDYVLQEGEIKSSLLRGIFELFGGREFLLRNFWFFGVLVVLASFFNGLFSYFRDKFSATVGESVARDLRTELHSTILRAEFSFYGKHQTGDVIQRCTSDVDTVRQFVSQDLIAIWRNLFMLIFVYYVMFSLSPFMTGISSIFIPVLIISAFLFYKKVEKDFVEIEEAEGELTTTLQESLSGIRVVKAFGREDFEKVKFFKRNSHYRERDLSLLKKMAIFWTISDFMALAQVALVIFVGTYLVVKGSLTLGTLVVFSTYVWLLLWPVREFGILLSRYGRVRIALSRILEIVSAEKEEVKSKEGVFSYEEFRGEIEFRDVWFSYDGQNDVLKGVSFKILAGETVAFFGPTGSGKSTIIALLLRLVKPQKGQILLDGVDIEKIPLQVLRRVIGVVPQESFLFSKTIRENVTIAKGEAPLEEVVEVCKTAAIHDDILGFKDGYETVVGERGVTLSGGQRQRLCIARTLILDHPVLVFDDSMSAVDTDTERRIRERIGEFRGKKTVIVISHRISSVKDADRIFVIENGTITDAGTHEELIKREGLYAKVWKIERLILEEERGVRHRA; translated from the coding sequence ATGACAGTGGAGAAGTTCCTTCTGAAAGTGCTTAAGAAATATCAATTTATTTACATACTTTCCATCCTCTTTTCTTTGCTTGCGGTGGTTTTTTCAAGGCTTGTGCCGTTAATAGTGAAGCTTGCAGTTGATTACGTTCTCCAAGAAGGTGAAATCAAATCGAGTTTGTTGCGTGGTATCTTCGAGCTTTTCGGTGGAAGAGAATTTTTGTTGAGGAATTTTTGGTTTTTCGGTGTGCTCGTAGTTTTGGCAAGTTTTTTCAACGGATTGTTTTCATACTTCAGGGACAAGTTTTCGGCAACCGTTGGTGAATCGGTCGCAAGGGATTTGAGAACGGAACTACATTCAACAATTTTGAGGGCTGAATTTTCGTTCTACGGTAAGCATCAAACGGGGGACGTGATTCAGCGTTGTACGTCGGACGTCGATACAGTCAGGCAGTTCGTATCGCAGGACCTAATTGCCATTTGGAGAAATCTTTTTATGCTCATTTTCGTCTATTACGTTATGTTTTCGCTCAGTCCGTTCATGACGGGAATTTCTTCGATTTTCATACCTGTTTTGATAATCTCAGCTTTCTTGTTTTACAAAAAGGTTGAGAAAGACTTTGTAGAGATCGAGGAAGCCGAAGGTGAGCTCACCACAACGCTCCAGGAGAGTTTGTCGGGTATAAGGGTAGTTAAGGCATTCGGAAGGGAGGATTTTGAGAAGGTAAAGTTTTTCAAGAGGAATAGTCATTACAGGGAAAGGGATCTATCGTTGTTAAAAAAGATGGCAATATTTTGGACAATTTCGGATTTCATGGCCCTGGCCCAGGTGGCACTCGTGATATTCGTCGGTACGTACCTCGTGGTTAAAGGTTCACTTACTCTCGGTACGCTTGTCGTGTTTTCCACGTATGTTTGGCTGTTGCTGTGGCCGGTTCGTGAATTTGGCATTTTGCTCTCCAGGTACGGGAGGGTACGCATCGCACTCTCGAGGATTCTCGAAATCGTTTCTGCAGAGAAGGAAGAAGTTAAGAGTAAGGAGGGTGTGTTCAGTTATGAAGAGTTTAGAGGAGAAATCGAGTTTCGGGACGTGTGGTTTTCCTACGATGGACAAAATGACGTGCTTAAGGGGGTGTCTTTCAAAATTTTAGCTGGTGAAACGGTTGCGTTCTTCGGACCCACGGGTTCGGGAAAATCGACAATTATTGCATTGTTGCTGAGATTGGTTAAACCACAAAAGGGGCAAATACTGTTGGATGGGGTTGATATTGAGAAAATTCCTCTTCAAGTCCTCAGAAGAGTGATCGGTGTAGTCCCACAAGAAAGTTTTCTGTTCTCGAAAACGATCAGGGAGAACGTGACAATTGCAAAAGGTGAAGCACCGTTAGAGGAGGTCGTCGAGGTTTGTAAGACTGCTGCGATTCACGATGATATCCTCGGGTTTAAGGACGGTTACGAAACGGTTGTGGGGGAACGTGGGGTGACGCTATCTGGGGGACAGAGACAACGTTTGTGTATCGCTCGAACGTTGATTCTTGATCATCCGGTGCTGGTTTTCGATGATTCGATGAGTGCTGTCGACACCGATACGGAGAGGAGAATTCGAGAACGGATAGGGGAGTTCAGGGGGAAGAAAACGGTGATTGTAATTTCGCATAGGATATCGAGTGTGAAGGATGCTGACAGGATTTTCGTGATCGAGAACGGGACGATAACCGACGCGGGAACACACGAAGAACTTATCAAGCGAGAGGGTTTGTACGCTAAGGTTTGGAAGATCGAGCGCTTGATACTGGAAGAGGAGAGAGGTGTACGGCACCGTGCGTGA
- a CDS encoding recombinase family protein yields MKRAVAYAKFSTANQQDTSVEKQLEDIREYCRRKGYTIVSLILTTWDVEVSIRSSIAVKVCGSY; encoded by the coding sequence TTGAAACGCGCAGTAGCGTATGCAAAGTTTAGTACGGCGAACCAGCAAGATACGAGCGTTGAAAAACAATTAGAAGACATCCGTGAGTACTGTCGGCGCAAGGGTTATACAATCGTGAGTCTCATATTAACTACGTGGGATGTAGAGGTTTCGATACGCTCAAGCATTGCGGTGAAAGTGTGCGGCTCATATTAA
- a CDS encoding thermonuclease family protein, with product MRRAMIGLILSLTVVLFSNFVFDESSLKKAFVESVIDNETFIAIVDGNKIKVKLLGVDVEDWTMNYYGAQALKLLQQTINKIVYLEFDNAVVTSDVEVFAYVWLELPNTIQEQGKTYVTQEEISSKMLNALLIVNGLAYPEPLFAGLKYIKVFEGLEKYARTNLIGVWKNYYAPPRVSVFVTPSLGYYHVSTCPLLQTINWSFIADYLDAQAMGYKPCPLCRPKK from the coding sequence ATGCGCAGGGCGATGATTGGTTTAATACTTTCACTCACGGTAGTTCTTTTTTCAAATTTTGTTTTTGACGAATCAAGCTTAAAAAAAGCATTTGTCGAATCAGTCATTGATAACGAAACATTCATAGCGATCGTAGATGGAAACAAAATCAAAGTCAAGCTACTAGGCGTTGACGTTGAAGATTGGACAATGAATTATTACGGTGCTCAAGCTCTCAAATTGTTGCAACAAACGATAAACAAAATAGTTTATTTGGAGTTTGATAATGCTGTCGTAACGTCAGATGTAGAAGTTTTTGCTTATGTTTGGCTCGAGCTTCCCAACACCATTCAAGAACAAGGCAAAACATATGTAACGCAAGAAGAAATCAGTTCAAAAATGCTTAATGCGCTTTTAATTGTTAATGGTTTGGCCTATCCGGAACCGCTTTTTGCTGGTCTTAAGTATATTAAAGTTTTTGAAGGACTTGAAAAATATGCACGAACAAACTTAATAGGTGTTTGGAAGAATTATTATGCCCCGCCTCGAGTCAGTGTTTTTGTTACCCCAAGCTTAGGGTATTATCATGTTTCAACATGTCCTCTTCTTCAAACAATAAATTGGTCTTTTATAGCAGATTATTTAGACGCACAAGCAATGGGTTATAAACCTTGTCCGCTTTGTAGACCGAAAAAGTAA
- a CDS encoding heavy-metal-associated domain-containing protein produces the protein MRRYVLVVPNISCEHCVKRISNLLTKLGIENFEVQLSEKRIKIEAEQEILEKAVNELEELGYKVVEMNVEG, from the coding sequence ATGAGAAGATATGTTTTAGTAGTCCCAAACATTTCTTGCGAACATTGTGTCAAAAGGATCTCAAATTTGCTGACAAAGCTTGGAATAGAAAATTTTGAGGTTCAATTGTCCGAAAAGAGAATCAAAATCGAAGCCGAACAAGAGATCCTGGAGAAGGCAGTTAACGAACTTGAAGAACTGGGATATAAGGTTGTTGAAATGAACGTTGAAGGTTAG
- a CDS encoding heavy metal translocating P-type ATPase, whose protein sequence is MVRLPEQLKKTLRISGMTCANCARIVEKSLRKVDGVKFAAVNLATNTAFVVLEKDVPNELLKKAVEEVGYSVADHLDEGYEVRRYKRTKRKTIFAISITAFMFVSMAFLPHGHSKVLEAVMLLLSAIAIFYAGSDAFRGAFIALVHKHTNMDTLITFGALTAWLTELLHFFGLKIQPFGMVGSMIITLHLVGRLIESYLRDKASKEVRALLELRSKNATVLTTDGEISVPLDFVREGDIVLVKPGERIPADGIIIEGTSNVDESMISGEPIPVTKTVGNNVVGGSMNVDGVIKIKVTNVGNDSFLSKMIALIQEVQGAKVPIQALADRITAWFVPVVIVLAFFSSVVWYFNFETLLASMKPFFQLLPWSVHFTDRFSTAVFIFLSTIVIACPCALGLATPMALIVGTSQAMKKGLLIRNAEVIQTMKDVGYVLFDKTGTITNGKPTVVHFELPQFEYTTVAYIASLSNHPLAQSVFAHLQPLVKNGFDKEDILKEFEEIKEERGSGISVVHKGVRYFVGKPKDYSIYMKFLQEGCSIVEVRKDDNVIGFFAISDTIREDSKEAVQRLKDASVHPVMVTGDNEAVAKVVGSKVGISEIFAGASPEDKVNIVRHFQSKGKKVLMVGDGINDAPALKAADIGVAIGSGSEIALESADVIIMKGGISKVVELIEISKITFSTIKKNLVFAFLYNVVAIPSAMLGFLHPVIAEGAMAMSSITVITISLGITRKLSKRIV, encoded by the coding sequence GTGGTTCGTCTGCCTGAGCAATTGAAGAAAACCCTTCGAATTTCCGGAATGACATGTGCCAACTGCGCTCGAATTGTAGAGAAGTCCCTTCGAAAAGTCGACGGTGTCAAATTTGCTGCGGTGAATCTTGCCACAAACACTGCGTTCGTTGTTCTTGAAAAAGACGTACCCAACGAATTATTGAAAAAGGCAGTGGAAGAAGTTGGATATTCTGTTGCCGATCACCTCGATGAAGGTTACGAAGTCAGAAGATACAAAAGAACCAAGCGAAAAACTATTTTTGCCATATCGATTACCGCTTTTATGTTTGTTAGCATGGCTTTTTTACCGCACGGACATTCAAAAGTTCTGGAAGCTGTGATGCTCTTACTTTCAGCTATCGCGATTTTTTACGCAGGAAGCGATGCGTTTCGCGGAGCATTCATCGCCCTGGTTCACAAGCACACGAACATGGACACCCTGATAACTTTCGGTGCTTTAACCGCTTGGCTTACCGAACTTCTGCATTTCTTCGGCTTAAAAATTCAGCCTTTCGGAATGGTTGGCTCGATGATAATAACGTTACACTTAGTAGGACGTCTCATAGAATCTTACCTTCGGGATAAAGCATCTAAAGAGGTGAGAGCTCTTCTTGAACTTCGATCGAAAAACGCAACAGTATTAACGACTGATGGAGAAATTTCCGTCCCCTTAGACTTCGTTCGAGAAGGTGATATCGTTTTAGTTAAGCCTGGAGAGAGGATTCCAGCAGATGGAATAATAATCGAAGGAACCTCAAACGTTGATGAATCGATGATTTCCGGAGAACCAATTCCAGTCACGAAAACCGTTGGAAACAACGTAGTTGGTGGTTCCATGAACGTTGACGGTGTGATCAAAATAAAAGTTACTAACGTTGGAAACGATTCTTTCCTTTCTAAAATGATCGCACTAATCCAGGAAGTTCAAGGAGCCAAGGTACCCATCCAGGCCTTGGCTGATAGAATAACCGCTTGGTTCGTCCCCGTAGTAATAGTTCTCGCATTTTTTAGTAGCGTGGTTTGGTACTTCAATTTCGAAACTCTTCTTGCTTCCATGAAACCATTTTTCCAACTCCTTCCATGGTCGGTGCACTTTACCGATCGATTTTCTACGGCAGTTTTTATCTTTCTTAGTACCATCGTGATTGCGTGCCCTTGTGCACTGGGACTTGCTACACCGATGGCACTAATTGTTGGAACCTCACAGGCCATGAAAAAGGGACTTCTTATTAGAAACGCGGAAGTGATACAGACGATGAAAGATGTTGGATACGTACTTTTTGACAAGACAGGTACCATAACTAATGGAAAACCTACCGTTGTTCACTTCGAACTACCGCAATTCGAGTACACTACGGTTGCGTACATCGCAAGCCTTTCGAATCACCCACTTGCACAGTCGGTATTTGCGCACCTCCAACCTCTTGTAAAAAATGGTTTTGATAAGGAAGACATACTAAAAGAATTTGAGGAAATTAAGGAAGAACGTGGTAGTGGAATTTCGGTTGTTCACAAAGGCGTAAGATACTTTGTTGGAAAACCGAAGGATTATTCAATTTACATGAAGTTTCTTCAGGAAGGTTGTTCCATCGTGGAGGTGAGAAAAGACGATAACGTTATTGGATTCTTTGCGATTTCTGATACAATAAGAGAGGACTCGAAGGAAGCTGTACAGAGATTGAAAGATGCTTCTGTACACCCGGTGATGGTGACAGGTGATAACGAAGCTGTAGCAAAGGTTGTTGGTTCAAAAGTTGGCATTTCCGAGATCTTTGCAGGTGCAAGCCCTGAAGATAAGGTCAATATAGTTCGACACTTCCAATCGAAAGGCAAAAAGGTTCTAATGGTTGGCGATGGCATAAACGATGCTCCGGCTTTGAAAGCAGCGGACATCGGGGTGGCAATTGGAAGTGGTAGTGAGATTGCCCTGGAAAGCGCGGATGTTATTATTATGAAAGGTGGTATATCGAAGGTTGTTGAGTTGATTGAAATTTCGAAAATCACATTCAGCACTATAAAGAAAAACCTGGTTTTTGCGTTCCTATACAACGTCGTAGCAATTCCATCCGCGATGCTCGGATTCTTACATCCAGTAATAGCCGAAGGAGCGATGGCTATGAGTTCGATAACGGTCATCACCATCTCGCTCGGTATTACTCGTAAGTTGAGTAAACGAATTGTATAA
- a CDS encoding nucleotidyl transferase AbiEii/AbiGii toxin family protein: MNLRERLLKTLENLSKLEIFRDFYLAGGTALFLKYEHRPSYDLDFFLLPDKSFSNIYESTLRNYDVEFSYVDSSTIIFFLNGVKVSLFEYKYPLIGITSKIGGIVLCSDEDIACMKMIAISQRGLKKDFYDLWFLIKKYNWSLENLVSMLRKKYEKYNPMIFLRALVYFEDAEKNKDIEEVEKSWEEIKSFFVNLISTL, from the coding sequence TTGAACTTGAGAGAGCGATTGCTAAAAACCTTAGAGAATCTATCGAAATTAGAAATTTTCCGTGATTTTTACCTCGCTGGAGGTACAGCTCTCTTTTTGAAGTACGAACATAGACCTTCGTACGATTTGGACTTCTTTCTTCTTCCCGATAAATCTTTCTCAAATATTTACGAATCAACATTGAGAAACTATGATGTTGAATTTTCGTACGTTGATAGTAGTACGATTATTTTCTTCTTGAATGGTGTGAAAGTTTCGTTGTTTGAGTATAAATATCCATTAATAGGAATCACCTCAAAGATAGGTGGAATCGTCCTTTGTAGCGATGAAGATATAGCTTGCATGAAAATGATAGCTATCAGCCAAAGGGGATTAAAAAAGGATTTTTATGATTTGTGGTTTCTGATAAAAAAATATAATTGGAGCCTTGAAAATTTGGTATCAATGCTTCGTAAAAAATACGAAAAATACAATCCAATGATATTCCTCAGAGCTTTAGTATACTTTGAAGATGCTGAAAAAAATAAAGACATTGAAGAAGTTGAAAAATCTTGGGAAGAAATAAAGAGTTTCTTCGTTAATTTAATCAGCACCTTATAA
- a CDS encoding fructose-bisphosphatase class II — protein MLHLVEYRLRNAISVSAATEKDGLSIIIPLINKPAVEPELAGKLDLNASIRENLRVAAAILVMEISELTCVVLNRDSRRQIINEIRRVGARIKR, from the coding sequence TTGTTGCATCTTGTTGAATATAGATTACGAAATGCTATAAGTGTTAGCGCGGCAACAGAAAAAGATGGATTGAGTATTATTATTCCTCTTATTAATAAACCGGCAGTTGAGCCTGAACTTGCTGGAAAACTTGATTTAAACGCTTCAATCAGAGAGAACTTAAGAGTTGCAGCAGCAATTCTTGTTATGGAAATTTCTGAATTGACGTGTGTGGTTTTGAATAGAGATAGTCGGAGACAAATTATTAATGAAATCAGAAGAGTAGGTGCGAGGATAAAACGGTGA